In one window of Anaerolineales bacterium DNA:
- a CDS encoding glycoside hydrolase family 3 N-terminal domain-containing protein, with amino-acid sequence MASLKQRIDDLVSQMNLDEKISQMGSCWMYELQTQGQIDEEKIAARLGSGIGQITRVAGASTLDPVSAAKTVNRLQKYLLDKTRLGIPAIVHEECCSGAMVLGGTMFPQMIGLASTFRPALAKAMTEAIRQQLLAIGARQALAPVLDIARDSRWGRVEETFGEDPMLVSHFGVAYIEGLQNESLAEGVMATGKHFIGHSNSQGGLNCAPVHMGFQEVYEVFLAPFQAAIRDAGLATMMNAYPELDGVVVAASHQILTDMLRGELGFDGLLVSDYEAIEMIHNFHFAAADESTAASLALAAGIDVELPTTVCYGDPLKTALDEGKITMDMIDRSVCRHLQKKFELGLFENPYVDEGAVLECYETDANRSLARQIAHESMVLLKNDGVLPLGKTIKTLAVIGPNAHEGRNQLGDYSYAAMKDMMAFVPQEDSSFIDVNEAEFARHDIKIPSILEGIQALVSPETEVRYARGCDNLDPDTSGLPEALEAAKDADAVILVLGDRSGMTPLCTSGETRDSADLLLPGVQRDLAEAILENGQQVVVVLVNGRPYAIPRIAENANAILEAWLPGEEGGPAVADVLFGDFNPGGKLPITFPRSVGQLPLFYNRKPSGTRSHWYGDYVSETTDPLYPFGHGLSYTSFVYSNLSISKAQVKAGEVLDISLHVKNTGPLDGDEVIQLYVHDEYASTPRPVKELKGYVRQNLKSGEEKKVIFHLQADQLAFYDNDLQLVLESGPVQIMLGSSSDDIHLSGRVEIVGEDSTPIQQRMMNCPVTVE; translated from the coding sequence ATGGCATCACTCAAACAACGTATCGATGATCTGGTTTCACAGATGAATCTGGATGAAAAAATCTCCCAGATGGGTTCTTGTTGGATGTATGAATTACAAACACAGGGGCAGATCGACGAGGAGAAGATTGCCGCTCGACTCGGCAGCGGTATTGGGCAAATCACTCGCGTCGCTGGTGCATCCACACTCGATCCCGTGTCTGCCGCCAAGACCGTCAATCGTTTGCAGAAGTATTTGCTCGATAAAACCCGCCTCGGAATTCCGGCCATCGTCCATGAGGAGTGCTGCTCGGGAGCGATGGTCCTCGGCGGTACGATGTTTCCTCAGATGATCGGTCTGGCGTCGACATTCCGTCCGGCTCTGGCGAAAGCCATGACCGAGGCGATCCGGCAACAACTACTTGCCATCGGTGCCAGGCAAGCTCTCGCGCCGGTCTTGGATATCGCCCGAGATTCCCGCTGGGGACGTGTGGAAGAGACTTTTGGCGAAGATCCCATGTTGGTCAGCCACTTTGGTGTGGCCTACATCGAAGGATTGCAGAACGAATCGCTGGCTGAAGGTGTGATGGCCACCGGTAAACACTTTATCGGGCACAGCAACTCGCAGGGTGGTTTGAACTGCGCACCCGTCCATATGGGGTTTCAAGAAGTCTACGAGGTGTTTCTGGCGCCGTTCCAGGCCGCAATCCGAGACGCCGGGCTTGCCACGATGATGAACGCTTATCCCGAATTGGATGGAGTCGTCGTAGCGGCCTCGCATCAGATTCTGACCGACATGCTGCGCGGGGAGTTGGGTTTCGATGGCTTGCTCGTTTCGGATTACGAAGCGATCGAGATGATTCATAATTTTCACTTCGCAGCAGCGGATGAATCCACAGCGGCCAGCCTGGCACTCGCGGCTGGAATCGATGTCGAACTGCCAACGACCGTTTGCTACGGGGATCCGCTGAAGACGGCTCTCGATGAAGGCAAGATCACCATGGACATGATCGACCGTTCGGTGTGTCGTCACTTGCAAAAGAAATTCGAACTCGGCCTTTTCGAAAATCCCTACGTGGACGAAGGCGCGGTACTCGAATGCTACGAGACGGATGCCAATCGCAGCCTCGCACGTCAGATTGCCCACGAGAGCATGGTTTTGTTGAAGAACGACGGCGTATTGCCGTTGGGAAAGACGATCAAGACGCTGGCCGTCATCGGACCGAACGCCCATGAAGGGAGGAACCAGCTTGGCGATTACTCCTACGCGGCGATGAAGGATATGATGGCGTTTGTTCCACAGGAAGACTCGTCCTTCATCGATGTGAACGAAGCGGAGTTCGCTCGACACGATATAAAGATCCCGTCTATTCTCGAGGGCATACAAGCCCTGGTTTCGCCGGAAACCGAAGTGCGCTACGCCAGGGGTTGTGACAACCTCGATCCGGATACTTCAGGTTTGCCGGAAGCGCTCGAGGCCGCAAAGGATGCAGATGCGGTCATCCTCGTACTCGGCGATCGTTCGGGGATGACGCCGCTGTGCACTTCCGGTGAAACACGCGATAGCGCTGATTTATTGCTGCCGGGAGTTCAACGGGATCTCGCCGAAGCGATCCTGGAAAACGGCCAGCAGGTCGTCGTGGTGTTGGTCAACGGCCGCCCATACGCCATTCCCCGGATCGCAGAGAACGCGAATGCCATCCTCGAGGCCTGGCTTCCTGGGGAGGAGGGCGGCCCGGCTGTGGCCGATGTGCTTTTCGGAGATTTCAATCCTGGCGGGAAACTCCCCATCACTTTTCCCCGCTCGGTGGGTCAGCTGCCGTTGTTTTACAACCGCAAACCGTCGGGAACGCGCTCCCACTGGTATGGAGATTACGTTTCCGAGACGACCGATCCTTTGTATCCCTTTGGACACGGCCTGAGCTATACGTCCTTTGTGTACAGCAATTTGTCGATCTCCAAAGCGCAGGTGAAAGCGGGAGAAGTGCTGGATATATCTCTTCACGTTAAAAACACGGGTCCGCTGGATGGGGATGAAGTCATCCAACTCTACGTCCACGACGAGTATGCCAGTACGCCGCGGCCGGTGAAAGAGCTCAAGGGCTACGTAAGGCAGAATCTAAAATCCGGTGAAGAGAAGAAAGTCATCTTTCACCTGCAGGCCGATCAACTGGCGTTTTACGATAACGATCTGCAGCTGGTACTCGAATCCGGCCCGGTTCAGATCATGCTGGGAAGTTCTTCCGACGACATCCACTTAAGCGGCCGCGTTGAGATCGTTGGAGAGGACAGTACGCCCATCCAGCAGCGCATGATGAATTGCCCGGTCACTGTCGAGTGA
- a CDS encoding NAD-dependent epimerase/dehydratase family protein, producing the protein MNFLVTGAAGFLGSALANRLAREDHEVRGLDDLSAGDPERLNPNVLFTRGDVSDRPKLWTLLQGVDCVYHLAARVSISESILYPREYNNVNVGGTVSVMEAMRDVGVQRVVFISSGSVYGDHDHQPLSENDPPNPGSPYAVSKLAAEHYVRTIGSLWGIETVSLRVFNAYGPGQPLPATHPPVIPHFLRQAVRGGTLVIYGDGEQTRDFVYLDDVVEAMVAAATAQTVDRQVINIGSGIETSMNGIAQRVIETTGKQVEWMYKEDQNPGPSRMCADIRLAREKLGYKPRVTLEEGLKRMVELDPRFQSTE; encoded by the coding sequence ATGAATTTTCTAGTGACCGGTGCTGCCGGCTTCCTCGGATCGGCCCTCGCGAATCGACTTGCCCGCGAAGATCATGAAGTACGTGGTCTCGACGATCTCTCCGCAGGGGATCCCGAACGTCTGAATCCGAACGTGCTCTTCACCCGCGGCGATGTCAGCGACAGGCCCAAGTTGTGGACCTTGCTGCAAGGGGTGGATTGCGTTTACCACCTTGCCGCCAGGGTATCTATTTCCGAATCCATCCTCTATCCACGTGAGTACAACAACGTAAACGTCGGCGGCACGGTGAGCGTCATGGAGGCGATGCGTGACGTGGGCGTTCAACGCGTCGTGTTCATCTCCTCCGGTTCTGTCTACGGCGACCACGACCACCAACCTCTTTCGGAAAACGACCCTCCGAACCCGGGCTCGCCCTATGCCGTCTCGAAATTGGCCGCAGAGCATTACGTGCGCACGATCGGTTCGCTCTGGGGAATCGAAACGGTCTCCCTGCGCGTGTTCAATGCCTACGGCCCGGGACAACCCCTGCCGGCCACTCACCCACCCGTCATCCCGCATTTCCTCCGCCAGGCCGTGCGTGGCGGCACGCTGGTGATCTACGGCGACGGCGAACAAACGCGCGATTTCGTATATCTCGACGACGTGGTCGAAGCGATGGTCGCAGCCGCGACCGCGCAGACCGTCGACCGCCAGGTGATCAACATCGGCAGCGGAATCGAGACGAGCATGAACGGCATCGCGCAGCGCGTCATCGAGACCACCGGAAAGCAAGTCGAGTGGATGTACAAAGAGGATCAGAACCCGGGGCCTTCGCGCATGTGCGCCGACATACGACTCGCCCGGGAAAAATTGGGCTACAAACCGCGCGTCACACTCGAAGAAGGCCTGAAGCGCATGGTGGAACTCGATCCTCGTTTTCAGTCCACGGAATGA
- a CDS encoding DNA-3-methyladenine glycosylase, whose protein sequence is MDDRVRRTTMNRIRPKRRLPRTFFNRPTLTVARELLGKRLVKLEDQHVRLSGIINETEAYIGADDLGCHARSGKTQRNAAMWGPPGHCYVYFTYGVHWMLNFVCEEDGFPAAVLIRGIMPQEGRPIMRRRRGRASEFGLTDGPAKLCQALSIERSFDGHDLCRPTSQLFVEEGMIAGNFSVTVGPRVGLNNVPEPWKSIPWRFRIESVQSDETNENPRRRNE, encoded by the coding sequence ATGGACGACCGAGTCCGGCGGACAACCATGAACCGCATCCGTCCGAAACGCAGACTGCCGCGTACATTCTTCAACCGCCCGACGCTTACGGTCGCACGTGAGCTGCTCGGGAAACGGCTGGTGAAGCTGGAAGATCAGCACGTGCGCCTCTCCGGCATTATCAACGAGACCGAAGCCTACATCGGCGCGGACGACCTCGGCTGTCACGCGCGCTCGGGGAAGACCCAGCGCAACGCCGCCATGTGGGGTCCGCCCGGGCATTGCTATGTGTATTTCACCTACGGCGTGCATTGGATGCTCAATTTCGTCTGCGAGGAGGATGGCTTTCCCGCCGCCGTTTTGATTCGCGGCATCATGCCGCAGGAAGGCCGGCCCATCATGCGCCGCCGCCGTGGTCGGGCTTCCGAGTTCGGACTCACGGATGGACCGGCAAAATTATGCCAGGCATTGTCGATCGAGCGCAGCTTCGACGGCCACGATCTCTGCCGGCCGACATCGCAGTTGTTCGTGGAAGAGGGCATGATTGCGGGAAATTTCAGCGTGACCGTTGGGCCTCGAGTGGGTTTAAATAATGTGCCAGAACCATGGAAGAGCATTCCATGGCGTTTCCGTATCGAATCCGTCCAATCCGACGAAACGAACGAAAACCCCAGGCGGAGGAACGAATGA
- a CDS encoding carbohydrate ABC transporter permease produces the protein MMIRTSAETSKTGLYISRGLIYALLIFLLLITIVPIWMLIVNATRSTFEIQQGISFWPSTHLIENYRLLGSKGINIFKGFSNSMFVSITTTLITVYFSFLTAYALVVYEFKGKKFFNNFVIVLVLIPTQLSIIGFYQYMSTLGLTDNYASLILPTIANAGGVFFAKQYFESMLIQDLIDAARIDGASEIGIFHRIMMPLAIPGAATFGIFAFVFAWNNFFNAFILISSFDKYTLPMLVQTLRGDVYRTEYGAIYIGLAITIVPILIVYALFSRYIVSGIAMGAVRE, from the coding sequence ATGATGATACGGACTTCTGCAGAGACTTCTAAGACTGGTTTATATATTTCGCGCGGGTTGATCTACGCGCTCCTGATTTTCCTTTTGCTCATTACCATCGTCCCCATCTGGATGTTGATTGTAAACGCGACCCGTTCCACGTTTGAAATCCAACAGGGCATCAGTTTTTGGCCGAGCACACACCTGATAGAAAACTACCGCCTACTGGGAAGTAAGGGAATCAACATCTTCAAGGGTTTCTCCAACAGTATGTTTGTGTCGATTACGACGACCCTCATCACGGTGTATTTTTCCTTTCTGACGGCGTATGCTCTGGTTGTATACGAGTTCAAAGGGAAGAAGTTCTTCAATAACTTCGTCATCGTGCTGGTTTTGATCCCGACCCAGCTTTCGATTATCGGTTTCTACCAATACATGTCCACGTTAGGACTGACCGATAATTATGCCTCCCTCATCTTGCCAACGATCGCAAACGCGGGCGGCGTGTTCTTCGCCAAGCAGTATTTCGAGTCGATGTTGATTCAGGACCTCATCGATGCGGCCCGGATCGATGGTGCCAGCGAAATCGGCATCTTTCACAGAATCATGATGCCGTTGGCAATTCCAGGTGCGGCTACCTTCGGTATCTTCGCCTTCGTTTTCGCCTGGAACAACTTTTTCAATGCGTTCATCCTGATCTCGTCCTTCGATAAATACACCTTGCCGATGCTGGTACAGACGCTGCGTGGTGATGTGTATCGAACGGAATACGGGGCCATCTATATCGGCCTTGCCATCACGATCGTACCCATCCTGATTGTCTACGCCCTTTTCTCGCGATATATCGTTAGCGGTATTGCCATGGGCGCGGTACGAGAATAA
- a CDS encoding sugar ABC transporter permease, with the protein MRLLRIRRNSYGYIFIAPFIIGFLVFGLYPLYNTFALSFTDMTLMNASSAKYIGLDNFKRLFADNFFMKGVTNTWLLWLLNFIPQIGIALLLSAWFTSARLKIKGVGLWRALFYLPNLLMPATIAALFFSLFQFYGPVNQAIVQLGFVDEAVHFLQKVSVARALVIFIQWWMWFGQTTIIIMAGIAAIPVHLYEAAMVDGATGTQMFRRITMPLLKPILTYVFVTSLVGGMQMFDIPFLLTDQRGGPSSSIMTNNILMYMKFSSSKGHIGAASSVGVLVFIMTTVVALGIFYFMRERKLPSARKRQEKTLRPLRAQMAELKAQE; encoded by the coding sequence ATGAGACTCCTCAGAATTCGAAGGAACAGCTACGGATATATCTTCATCGCACCCTTCATCATAGGATTTCTCGTCTTCGGGTTATATCCGTTGTACAACACCTTCGCACTCAGCTTTACCGATATGACCTTGATGAATGCGAGTTCGGCCAAGTATATCGGGTTGGACAATTTCAAGCGCCTGTTCGCCGACAATTTCTTCATGAAGGGTGTGACGAACACCTGGCTGCTATGGCTGCTTAACTTCATCCCTCAAATTGGCATCGCCTTGCTGCTGTCGGCATGGTTTACAAGTGCCAGGCTCAAGATCAAAGGCGTGGGACTGTGGCGAGCCCTGTTCTATCTGCCGAACTTGTTGATGCCTGCCACTATCGCGGCATTATTCTTCAGTTTGTTTCAATTTTACGGTCCTGTGAATCAGGCCATCGTCCAGCTCGGTTTCGTGGATGAAGCCGTGCACTTTCTGCAGAAAGTCTCAGTAGCCCGAGCCCTGGTGATATTCATCCAGTGGTGGATGTGGTTTGGTCAAACCACGATCATCATCATGGCCGGCATCGCTGCGATTCCCGTGCACCTGTATGAAGCGGCCATGGTCGATGGCGCCACAGGCACGCAGATGTTCAGGCGCATCACCATGCCCTTGCTGAAGCCGATCCTGACCTACGTCTTCGTTACTTCGCTCGTCGGCGGCATGCAAATGTTCGACATACCATTTCTGCTGACCGATCAGCGAGGCGGTCCCAGCAGCTCCATTATGACGAACAACATCCTCATGTACATGAAATTCTCGAGCAGCAAAGGCCACATCGGTGCAGCTTCGTCGGTTGGTGTGCTCGTGTTCATCATGACTACCGTTGTTGCACTGGGGATCTTCTACTTCATGAGGGAAAGAAAACTTCCATCGGCAAGGAAGAGGCAAGAGAAGACGTTACGCCCATTGCGGGCACAAATGGCTGAGTTGAAGGCACAGGAGTAG
- a CDS encoding glycosyl transferase, which yields MRYGYFDDVEREYVITQPDTPLPWINYLGSQAYFCLISNTAGGYSFYKDARLRRISRYRYNNAPLDCSGRYIYLRDDGASAAQAEALFWSPSWQPTRTPLDTYECRHGMGYTIIRSSLAQIEASTRYFVPLGENLEVWELKLTNHRTARAQLSVFSSVEFNLWDAMDDATNFQRNYNVGEVEVADGIIYHKTEYRERRDHFAYLACSEPIAGFDTQREAFLGPYRGYTAPVGVESGRLSDSIAHGWQPIGAQHIKVELQAGESKTIVFLLGYHENPHDAKFDPPESQTINKRLVLPTIQKYLQTKQIEESFQELRSFWDGMFGKFQVTTPDTHTNRMVNIWNVYQMMVTFNLSRSASYFESGIGRGMGFRDSNQDLLGFMHLLPERARERILDLAATQMPTGGAYHQYQPLTKRGNNDVGSNFNDDPLWLILSVAAYLKETGDWEILDEAVPYENLSGTEEPIYGHLQRSIQYTLDRLGPHGLPLIGRADWNDCLNLNCFSESPGQSFQTTTNKDGKVAESVFIAGLFVLAAQEMQAIANHRGDAADEKTYIEAAEKMAKAVWTAGWDGEWFRRAYDDMGRVLGSRENDEGQIFIEPQGICVMAGLGLEDGRALQALDSVAEQLKTPHGIVLHQPAFTRYYLHLGEISSYPPGYKENAGVFCHANPWIMIAETMAGRGDDAYEYYLLINPSAREEISEVHRCEPYVYAQMIAGKDAPTHGEAKNSWLTGTAAWNYVAITQWILGIRPTYAGLEIDPVLPSDWDGFEAVRYYRGVRYRIKIERHGSGSNVRLEVNGSPIDGRIIPLPGDKTRELEVLVSLG from the coding sequence ATGCGGTATGGCTATTTCGACGATGTTGAGCGCGAATATGTAATTACACAACCCGATACACCATTACCGTGGATCAACTACCTCGGTTCGCAAGCGTATTTCTGCCTCATTTCCAACACGGCAGGAGGCTACTCCTTTTACAAAGACGCCCGCTTGCGAAGGATATCAAGATATCGTTACAACAACGCGCCCCTGGACTGCAGTGGGCGCTACATCTATCTTCGGGATGATGGCGCCTCGGCAGCTCAAGCAGAAGCGTTATTCTGGTCGCCTTCGTGGCAGCCGACCCGCACGCCGCTGGATACATATGAATGCCGGCACGGCATGGGGTATACGATCATTCGTTCTTCACTGGCGCAGATCGAAGCCAGCACGCGTTACTTCGTCCCCCTGGGAGAGAACCTCGAAGTCTGGGAATTGAAACTCACCAACCACCGCACAGCGCGCGCGCAGTTGTCCGTATTTTCGTCCGTGGAGTTCAATTTGTGGGACGCCATGGATGACGCTACCAATTTTCAGCGCAACTACAACGTAGGTGAAGTGGAAGTGGCGGACGGGATCATCTATCACAAAACGGAATATCGCGAGCGACGGGATCATTTTGCTTACCTGGCGTGCTCCGAACCCATCGCTGGATTCGACACACAGCGAGAAGCTTTTTTAGGGCCTTATCGGGGTTACACTGCGCCTGTCGGGGTCGAGTCGGGTCGCTTATCCGATTCGATTGCCCACGGTTGGCAACCCATCGGGGCGCAGCACATCAAGGTCGAACTGCAAGCCGGTGAAAGCAAAACGATCGTTTTCTTGTTGGGATATCACGAGAATCCGCACGATGCTAAGTTTGATCCGCCCGAATCCCAGACCATCAACAAACGCCTGGTTTTACCAACCATTCAGAAGTATCTCCAGACGAAGCAGATCGAAGAGTCCTTTCAGGAACTACGCTCGTTCTGGGATGGTATGTTCGGCAAATTCCAGGTGACCACCCCGGATACGCATACGAACAGGATGGTCAATATCTGGAACGTATACCAGATGATGGTCACCTTCAATTTGTCGCGCTCGGCGTCTTACTTCGAATCGGGTATCGGGCGCGGCATGGGCTTTCGTGACTCCAACCAGGATTTACTTGGTTTCATGCACTTGCTGCCGGAACGCGCGCGTGAGCGTATACTGGATTTGGCGGCAACGCAGATGCCCACCGGTGGGGCGTATCACCAATACCAGCCTTTGACCAAACGCGGCAACAATGACGTCGGCAGCAACTTCAACGATGATCCCTTGTGGTTGATATTGTCGGTGGCGGCGTATCTCAAGGAGACCGGCGACTGGGAGATATTGGACGAAGCTGTGCCCTACGAAAATTTGTCCGGTACGGAAGAACCGATCTATGGTCATCTGCAGCGTTCGATTCAATACACCCTCGATCGTCTCGGTCCCCACGGCTTACCGCTCATCGGTCGTGCGGATTGGAACGACTGCTTGAACTTGAACTGCTTCTCCGAATCGCCGGGACAATCATTTCAGACCACAACCAACAAAGACGGCAAGGTGGCGGAGAGTGTTTTCATCGCCGGCCTTTTCGTCCTGGCTGCGCAAGAAATGCAGGCTATCGCCAATCATCGAGGCGACGCGGCCGATGAAAAGACCTATATCGAAGCGGCGGAGAAGATGGCGAAAGCAGTTTGGACCGCCGGCTGGGACGGCGAATGGTTCCGCCGCGCTTACGACGACATGGGACGGGTATTGGGATCGCGTGAAAACGATGAGGGACAGATTTTCATCGAGCCGCAGGGAATCTGCGTGATGGCCGGGCTGGGCCTGGAAGACGGTCGTGCGCTGCAAGCGCTGGATTCTGTCGCAGAACAACTCAAGACGCCGCACGGCATTGTGCTTCATCAGCCGGCGTTCACCAGATACTATCTGCACCTGGGGGAGATATCGTCGTATCCCCCTGGATATAAGGAGAACGCTGGCGTTTTTTGCCATGCAAACCCATGGATCATGATAGCCGAAACCATGGCGGGGCGTGGAGACGATGCGTACGAATATTATCTGTTGATCAATCCATCCGCGCGGGAAGAAATAAGTGAAGTGCACAGATGTGAACCTTATGTATACGCTCAAATGATCGCCGGCAAGGATGCGCCGACTCACGGCGAAGCAAAGAATTCCTGGTTGACAGGCACAGCCGCCTGGAATTACGTCGCCATCACACAGTGGATTCTCGGCATCCGGCCAACGTACGCCGGCCTCGAAATCGACCCGGTTCTACCCTCGGATTGGGATGGTTTCGAGGCGGTTCGATATTATCGAGGCGTGCGTTATCGGATCAAAATCGAGCGGCACGGATCGGGAAGCAATGTTCGCCTCGAAGTCAATGGAAGTCCCATTGACGGACGCATCATTCCCTTGCCCGGAGATAAAACCAGAGAACTTGAGGTACTCGTTAGCTTGGGGTAG
- a CDS encoding substrate-binding domain-containing protein: MRSRKKNLIGLVVPDIGSPYSIEIMKGINRAIADSPFDLLVYTTGDVKKSGAASHEQYYVSLLNNSITDGAIVVASAASGFVSDAPIVSVDPHGDPIKGEPSYPFVQGTNYQGAIEAMEYLLGLGHTRIGFITGRPEIGSGQRRLKGYKDALADAGIEIDDQLIVSGDFTTESGYDCGLALLELENPPTAIFAANDQSAIGVFKAAEELGLRIPEDCSIVGFDNISEAKYLGLTTIDQCLEKMGYIAVQMLIKLIEDESLEESVYKMPTKLVERTSCHGQAVPA; the protein is encoded by the coding sequence ATGCGCAGCAGAAAAAAGAACTTGATCGGATTAGTTGTGCCAGACATTGGTTCTCCATATTCAATCGAGATCATGAAGGGCATCAATCGGGCGATTGCCGATTCGCCATTCGATTTGCTGGTTTACACTACGGGGGATGTTAAGAAGAGCGGTGCGGCTTCCCACGAGCAATACTACGTTTCGTTATTAAATAATTCCATCACCGACGGCGCCATCGTCGTGGCTTCAGCGGCTTCCGGTTTCGTTTCGGATGCGCCCATCGTCTCCGTAGATCCTCACGGGGATCCGATCAAAGGCGAACCGAGCTACCCATTCGTCCAGGGGACGAATTACCAGGGCGCCATCGAAGCGATGGAATATCTTCTGGGTCTGGGCCATACCCGGATCGGGTTCATCACCGGACGGCCGGAAATCGGCAGCGGACAGCGCCGCTTGAAGGGCTACAAGGACGCACTCGCAGACGCCGGAATTGAGATCGACGATCAATTGATCGTCTCGGGTGATTTCACCACCGAGAGCGGCTATGATTGTGGATTGGCCTTGCTTGAGTTGGAAAATCCACCCACGGCCATTTTTGCGGCCAACGATCAATCGGCGATCGGTGTGTTCAAGGCCGCAGAGGAACTGGGCCTCCGCATTCCGGAAGATTGTTCTATCGTAGGTTTCGACAATATTTCGGAAGCGAAGTATCTGGGACTGACGACGATCGATCAATGCCTGGAAAAAATGGGCTACATTGCCGTACAGATGCTGATCAAATTGATCGAAGATGAGTCACTCGAAGAATCGGTGTACAAGATGCCGACCAAGTTGGTCGAACGGACTTCATGCCACGGCCAGGCTGTACCCGCGTAG
- a CDS encoding ABC transporter substrate-binding protein yields the protein MRKSLLLLISLLVIATMLLAACGTATTEAPMQEPEEEGGQAEEPEEEMPPSETEKTVLNVWSFTNEIRTMAIAFEGRHPEVDVVYTMIPMTNGEYQTKLKAALGTSDIPDVVALEAAFVKEWVEADFLADLNDLLPTAEAVETYPSVVEVGTYGGVAKGFSYQATPGGFFYRRSIAEECLGTQDPGEVQAMVSDMDKFLEVAATIKECSNGDYYMVGTSAALFNPYLQNRSQPWIVDGELIIDPMVIKYIQLAKLMRDEGYESQAGQWSEGWFAGMSDTLVDADGNPKRIFSYFLPTWGLPYVLIPNSGDTGGDWALIPGPIPYQWGGTWVGAMKNSPNDQLGSGCLHQ from the coding sequence ATGCGTAAGTCACTTTTGTTGCTCATAAGCTTGCTAGTCATCGCGACGATGCTTCTGGCAGCTTGCGGCACCGCTACCACGGAAGCTCCAATGCAGGAGCCAGAAGAGGAAGGCGGACAAGCTGAGGAGCCCGAAGAGGAAATGCCCCCCAGCGAAACTGAAAAAACGGTGCTGAATGTATGGTCATTCACCAACGAAATCCGAACCATGGCGATCGCGTTCGAGGGTAGGCACCCCGAAGTGGACGTCGTCTACACCATGATCCCCATGACCAACGGTGAGTACCAGACGAAGCTGAAGGCAGCACTCGGGACCTCAGACATCCCCGACGTGGTTGCTTTGGAAGCTGCATTCGTGAAGGAATGGGTCGAGGCTGATTTCTTGGCCGATCTCAATGACCTGCTGCCGACAGCGGAAGCGGTTGAGACCTATCCGTCCGTCGTCGAAGTAGGGACGTACGGTGGCGTCGCCAAGGGCTTTTCCTATCAGGCGACCCCGGGTGGTTTCTTCTACCGCCGCAGCATCGCTGAGGAATGTCTGGGAACGCAAGATCCTGGCGAAGTTCAGGCAATGGTTTCCGATATGGACAAATTCCTCGAGGTCGCTGCAACGATCAAAGAATGCTCGAATGGCGACTACTACATGGTCGGCACTTCGGCCGCTTTGTTCAACCCCTACCTGCAGAATCGTTCACAGCCGTGGATCGTTGACGGTGAGCTGATCATCGACCCGATGGTCATCAAGTACATCCAGCTGGCGAAACTCATGCGCGATGAAGGCTATGAGTCACAGGCTGGTCAATGGTCCGAGGGATGGTTCGCTGGGATGAGCGACACCTTGGTGGACGCCGATGGCAACCCCAAGAGAATCTTCAGCTACTTCCTCCCGACCTGGGGTCTTCCCTACGTGTTGATCCCGAACTCGGGCGACACCGGTGGCGACTGGGCGTTGATCCCCGGCCCGATCCCCTACCAGTGGGGCGGCACCTGGGTAGGCGCGATGAAGAACAGCCCGAATGACCAATTGGGCTCTGGGTGTCTACACCAATGA